A genomic window from Salmo salar chromosome ssa23, Ssal_v3.1, whole genome shotgun sequence includes:
- the LOC106584280 gene encoding transcription factor AP-1 isoform X1 has protein sequence METTFYDDSLNSFSQHEKPDYGYNPKALKHSMTLNLADPTSTLKPHLRAKASDILTSPDVQLLKLASPELERLIIQSSNGLITTTPTPTQFLCPRNVTDEQEGFAEGFVRALAELHHQHVLPNAPGGPVTSAGQTSINNPTIPPPVSALTVSSVYNNNITMRSESPVYEDLNTFTPAITTNSALGYTTSAPAMSFPSAPPQLPVYGQQSHPHPRLTALKEEPQTVPEMPGETPPLSPIDMENQERIKAERKRMRNRVAASKCRKRKLERISRLEDKVKNLKTQNSDLASTANMLREQVAQLKQKVMNHVNSGCQLMLTQQLQTF, from the coding sequence ATGGAAACTACCTTCTATGATGACTCGCTCAACTCTTTCTCCCAGCATGAGAAACCGGACTACGGATACAACCCCAAAGCACTGAAACACAGCATGACACTGAACCTGGCCGACCCAACCAGCACACTCAAACCTCACCTCCGGGCTAAAGCCAGCGACATCCTCACCTCTCCTGACGTGCAGCTCCTCAAACTGGCCTCCCCAGAGTTGGAGCGGCTCATCATCCAGTCTAGCAACGGCCTGATCACCACCACACCTACCCCGACGCAGTTCCTCTGCCCGAGGAACGTAACCGATGAGCAGGAGGGCTTTGCGGAGGGATTTGTTAGAGCACTGGCGGAGCTCCATCATCAACACGTCTTGCCCAATGCACCCGGGGGCCCAGTCACATCCGCTGGGCAGACAAGCATCAACAACCCGACAATACCCCCACCTGTTTCCGCCTTGACAGTGAGCAGTGTTTATAACAACAACATAACCATGCGCTCTGAGTCGCCTGTCTACGAAGACCTGAACACGTTCACCCCGGCTATCACCACCAACTCAGCCCTGGGTTACACCACTTCAGCCCCAGCTATGAGCTTTCCCTCTGCGCCGCCACAGCTCCCCGTCTATGGGCAGCAGTCTCACCCCCACCCCAGGCTCACTGCCCTAAAAGAGGAGCCCCAGACGGTGCCTGAGATGCCTGGGgagaccccccctctctctcccatcgaTATGGAGAATCAGGAGAGGATCAAAGCCGAGAGGAAGCGCATGAGGAACCGCGTCGCCGCCTCCAAGTGCAGGAAGCGGAAGCTGGAGCGCATCTCCCGGCTGGAGGACAAGGTGAAGAACCTGAAGACTCAGAACTCCGACCTGGCTTCCACAGCCAACATGCTGAGGGAACAGGTCGCCCAGCTCAAACAGAAGGTGATGAACCATGTCAACAGCGGCTGTCAACTCATGCTGACGCAGCAGCTCCAGACCTTCTGA
- the LOC106584280 gene encoding transcription factor AP-1 isoform X2 produces the protein MTLNLADPTSTLKPHLRAKASDILTSPDVQLLKLASPELERLIIQSSNGLITTTPTPTQFLCPRNVTDEQEGFAEGFVRALAELHHQHVLPNAPGGPVTSAGQTSINNPTIPPPVSALTVSSVYNNNITMRSESPVYEDLNTFTPAITTNSALGYTTSAPAMSFPSAPPQLPVYGQQSHPHPRLTALKEEPQTVPEMPGETPPLSPIDMENQERIKAERKRMRNRVAASKCRKRKLERISRLEDKVKNLKTQNSDLASTANMLREQVAQLKQKVMNHVNSGCQLMLTQQLQTF, from the coding sequence ATGACACTGAACCTGGCCGACCCAACCAGCACACTCAAACCTCACCTCCGGGCTAAAGCCAGCGACATCCTCACCTCTCCTGACGTGCAGCTCCTCAAACTGGCCTCCCCAGAGTTGGAGCGGCTCATCATCCAGTCTAGCAACGGCCTGATCACCACCACACCTACCCCGACGCAGTTCCTCTGCCCGAGGAACGTAACCGATGAGCAGGAGGGCTTTGCGGAGGGATTTGTTAGAGCACTGGCGGAGCTCCATCATCAACACGTCTTGCCCAATGCACCCGGGGGCCCAGTCACATCCGCTGGGCAGACAAGCATCAACAACCCGACAATACCCCCACCTGTTTCCGCCTTGACAGTGAGCAGTGTTTATAACAACAACATAACCATGCGCTCTGAGTCGCCTGTCTACGAAGACCTGAACACGTTCACCCCGGCTATCACCACCAACTCAGCCCTGGGTTACACCACTTCAGCCCCAGCTATGAGCTTTCCCTCTGCGCCGCCACAGCTCCCCGTCTATGGGCAGCAGTCTCACCCCCACCCCAGGCTCACTGCCCTAAAAGAGGAGCCCCAGACGGTGCCTGAGATGCCTGGGgagaccccccctctctctcccatcgaTATGGAGAATCAGGAGAGGATCAAAGCCGAGAGGAAGCGCATGAGGAACCGCGTCGCCGCCTCCAAGTGCAGGAAGCGGAAGCTGGAGCGCATCTCCCGGCTGGAGGACAAGGTGAAGAACCTGAAGACTCAGAACTCCGACCTGGCTTCCACAGCCAACATGCTGAGGGAACAGGTCGCCCAGCTCAAACAGAAGGTGATGAACCATGTCAACAGCGGCTGTCAACTCATGCTGACGCAGCAGCTCCAGACCTTCTGA